From Candidatus Dormiibacterota bacterium, a single genomic window includes:
- a CDS encoding YtxH domain-containing protein, which yields MDQTVEKTVDRLSELLDRANKAAQDFEVKDRLSDAVAALRRTRITQDSDTSAERFVTGLLIGVAVGFGLALLLAPKTGEEMRDDLMQRGIELRDRAGELASRRPFGDSEQGRTEKASSDQPGTA from the coding sequence ATGGATCAGACGGTAGAGAAGACGGTCGATCGGTTAAGCGAGTTGCTCGATCGGGCCAACAAGGCGGCCCAGGATTTCGAGGTGAAGGACCGCCTCTCGGACGCGGTCGCAGCCTTGCGCCGCACCCGGATTACCCAGGACAGCGATACGAGCGCGGAGCGGTTCGTCACCGGGCTGCTGATCGGGGTCGCCGTTGGCTTCGGGCTGGCGTTGCTGCTCGCACCTAAGACCGGTGAGGAGATGCGCGACGACCTGATGCAGCGAGGCATCGAGCTGCGCGATCGCGCCGGAGAGCTGGCGTCCCGCCGGCCGTTCGGTGACAGCGAGCAGGGACGCACCGAGAAAGCGTCCAGCGACCAGCCGGGAACCGCTTAA
- a CDS encoding YtxH domain-containing protein produces MGYLRGLQHGAIAGAVLALLYAPDSGVNTRRRVSRLLGQAEAMLAADSGGPAASTATPRRRAAGGAESRVRRP; encoded by the coding sequence ATGGGATATTTGCGAGGTCTTCAGCATGGCGCGATCGCCGGGGCGGTCCTGGCGCTGCTCTACGCCCCTGATTCGGGCGTGAATACGCGGCGCCGGGTCTCGCGGCTGCTGGGCCAGGCGGAGGCGATGTTGGCCGCCGACAGCGGCGGACCCGCGGCCTCGACGGCCACACCCCGGCGGCGGGCGGCAGGCGGAGCAGAAAGTAGGGTCAGGCGGCCATAG